In Saccharomycodes ludwigii strain NBRC 1722 chromosome III, whole genome shotgun sequence, one DNA window encodes the following:
- the PDR16 gene encoding phosphatidylinositol transporter (similar to Saccharomyces cerevisiae YNL231C | PDR16 | Pleiotropic Drug Resistance), whose translation MFKFGSKKKEEANKVAKDKLIEVEVPNEKLPKDVKPPKPKNLTASQLEMYEETLKYFQNKDLKISDKEKESNGKKSEITDLEKAWLTRECILRYLRATKWNVKECIERIILSLSWRREFGIANVGEENGDTLTSSIVSKEAETGKEVILGFENDARPILYLKPGRQNTKTSHTQVQFLVFMLERVIDFMPQGQDSLALLIDFKEYPDVPPVQGNSRIPPIGVGREVLHILQTHYPERLGKALLTNIPFLGWTFLKLIHPFIDPMTREKLVFDKPFTDYVPKDQLEVNYGGYLDFHYKQSVYWPKLLEICAKSRKHYLERFIKFGSKIGLSEFDLRGDNEELMYPV comes from the coding sequence ATGTTTAAGTTTGGTagtaagaaaaaagaagaggcCAACAAAGTAGCAAAGgataaattaattgaagTTGAAGTTCCAAATGAAAAACTACCCAAAGATGTCAAACCTCCAAAGCCAAAAAATCTAACTGCTTCCCAATTGGAGATGTACGAGGAAactttgaaatattttcaaaataaagacTTAAAGATTTcagataaagaaaaagaatccAATGGTAAGAAATCTGAAATAACAGATTTAGAAAAAGCCTGGTTAACAAGGGAATGTATTTTACGTTACTTGAGAGCTACTAAATGGAACGTCAAAGAATGCATAGAAAGAATAATCTTATCCTTATCTTGGAGAAGAGAATTTGGTATAGCTAATGTTGGGGAAGAAAATGGTGACACATTAACTTCCAGTATTGTCAGTAAAGAAGCAGAAACGGGTAAGGAAGTTATATTAGGGTTCGAAAACGACGCTAGaccaattttatatttgaagCCTGGGAGACAAAACACTAAAACATCACACACTCAGGTTCAATTTTTGGTTTTCATGCTGGAAAGAGTCATTGATTTTATGCCACAAGGTCAGGATTCTTTAGctttattaattgattttaaagaatACCCTGATGTTCCACCTGTTCAGGGTAATAGCAGAATCCCTCCAATTGGTGTTGGTAGAGAGGTTTTGCACATTTTACAAACACATTATCCAGAAAGATTAGGTAAAGCTTTATTGACCAACATCCCATTTTTAGGTTGGacttttttgaaattaattcATCCTTTTATAGATCCAATGACTCGTGAAAAATTGGTCTTTGACAAACCATTTACAGATTATGTTCCTAAGGATCAATTAGAAGTGAATTATGGAGGTTACTTAGATTTTCATTATAAACAATCCGTTTACTGGCCCAAATTATTGGAGATTTGTGCTAAGAGTAGAAAGCATTACTTGGAAAGATTTATCAAGTTTGGTTCCAAAATAGGATTAAGTGAGTTTGATTTAAGAGGTGATAACGAAGAACTAATGTATCCAGTGTAA
- the ELA1 gene encoding elongin A (similar to Saccharomyces cerevisiae YNL230C | ELA1 | ELongin A) produces MRDIPSLSLLAQIKLQQNIILLKDIGQVPYHIIRPILFKITDYKQLDLLESSNPLIIIDDDEVWYALIKKDFPNHALENYSMHKDKILSSLLKTVFKCKDKDLRDWVINNQIIQAKYNSYNFEALHSNSNTTTSQPIIERYKIPSKLLYMKYRQDINKREQEAELKLKKTINDLQKSRQENSIIHLKNDEDIKQHLPKTSSRVFKYRGDQQQNNTKSKLFLKSLNECRQYKRKFTKNSLNSLTGTSTIKQLSTKNMGVNTNNNPLINNKKDQSASPIVVVGGGGGDDKKTNTIGKKTSTTSGRIRQSLSMTKNNSIGKSTSMTPSFSTPSTNTLFIPSRETKKKKLTSIFQKNKKPNVGSDNSYLITAANPTVRNKASVYIYNNNDRSTINKKKTDGNS; encoded by the coding sequence atgagAGATATACCTAGTTTATCATTACTAGCTCAGATCAAACTCCAACAgaatattatattgttgAAAGATATTGGACAAGTGCCTTATCACATAATAAGACCAATACTATTTAAGATCACAGATTATAAACAACTAGATTTATTGGAATCTAGTAACcctttgataataatagatgACGATGAGGTATGGTAtgcattaataaaaaaagacttTCCTAATCATGCACTGGAAAATTATTCCATgcataaagataaaattcTCTCAAGCTTATTGAAAACTGTTTTTAAGTGCAAAGACAAAGATTTACGTGATTGGGTCATTAATAACCAGATAATACAAGCAAAGTATAATTCCTATAACTTCGAAGCGTTGCACAGTAATTCCAATACTACCACTTCTCAACCCATCATTGAACGATATAAAATACCTTCtaaacttttatatatgaagTATAGACAggatataaataaaagagagCAAGAAGCAGAGTTAAAGCTAAAGAAAACTATCAATGATTTACAAAAGTCCAGACAGgaaaattcaataatacACTTGAAAAATGATGAGGACATTAAACAACATTTGCCTAAAACTTCTTCAAGGGTTTTTAAATATCGGGGCGATCAACAGCAAAACAATACCAAatcaaaactttttctaaaatcCTTAAACGAATGTAGACAGTATAAACggaaatttacaaaaaactCGTTAAATTCGTTGACGGGCACATCAACTATAAAACAGCTTAGCACAAAGAATATGGGTGTTAATACGAACAATAAtcctttaataaataacaaaaaagacCAAAGTGCTTCGCCTAtagttgttgttggtggtggtggtggtgatgataaaaaaactaatacTATTGGTAAGAAGACATCAACTACATCAGGAAGAATACGACAGAGCTTGTCTatgacaaaaaataattctatTGGAAAGTCTACTTCTATGACTCCCTCCTTTTCGACCCCGTCTACCAATACATTATTCATACCAAGTAGAGAaactaagaaaaaaaaactaacgAGCATTTTCcagaaaaataagaaacCAAATGTGGGAAGTGATAATTCTTATCTTATAACTGCTGCAAATCCTACCGTCCGAAATAAAGCATCtgtgtatatttataacaataatgacaGAAGTACtataaataagaaaaagacaGATGGAAACAGCTGA
- the JJJ1 gene encoding Jjj1p (similar to Saccharomyces cerevisiae YNL227C | JJJ1 | J-protein (Type III)): MGNTCYYELLGVEISATDTDLKKAYRKKALQYHPDKNPDNIEEATEIFSQIKTAYEVLSDPQERAWYDTHKNEILNDDYDDQGYTDNNVDPCDPRITGEITTEDLLKYFNNGLYNNGTNNMYELVGSLFIKIANDEIYFGRKYGLKNYDKYRDDYVYEELKNNDYSFISNKYCQSTYVKTPTNNLKYQIFGDQSTDYNFLKKYFYKNWSSFNTVKDFSWKDQYMYSRTYDRKTKREIKKRNDKLRLEAKSEYNKTVKNFVKYVKKMDIRLKIGAKKEEEIKRLEKRKNFESLKQRAGQKKQTSTINYEDELQTWQKIDESKWDELEKNYFSETQDGKEEGIYNDKNKYTESHDDKNVDADLSDYEEIILYECAVCGKYFKSENQLNNHNNTKQHKKLLKKIQWEMKKENISLGLDNISDIDEFESADDGSIEDVTEGEKDVTEGEEEIDEELAKIEKELEMLEMLEKEDKEINEATTQLDKDIDTKEKDDLLDQHGDAALENMLNNLNKNKDIDQYDKDVKKSKKKNKKISTAAINSHSCSICSETFTSRNKLFKHVNELGHVALKSKVKSSKRKKK; encoded by the coding sequence ATGGGTAATACATGTTACTATGAACTTTTAGGAGTCGAAATATCAGCAACTGATactgatttaaaaaaagcttATAGAAAAAAGGCATTGCAATATCATCCAGATAAAAATCCAGATAATATAGAAGAAGCTACAGAAATTTTCTCTCAAATTAAAACGGCCTATGAAGTTTTATCTGACCCACAAGAGAGAGCATGGTATGACACTCATAAAAATGAGattttaaatgatgattatgatgATCAAGGTTATACCGATAATAATGTAGATCCATGTGATCCGAGAATAACCGGTGAAATAACTACCGAGGATTTactaaaatatttcaaCAACGGGTTGTACAATAATGGAACTAATAATATGTATGAACTTGTTGGCAGTCTATTTATTAAGATTGCTAATGATgaaatatattttggaaGGAAATATGGCTTAAAAAACTATGATAAATACCGGGATGATTATGTGTATGAAGAgctaaaaaataatgactACAGTTTTATATCTAATAAATATTGTCAGAGCACATATGTTAAAACTCCTAcgaataatttaaaataccAGATATTTGGAGATCAATCTACTGACTATAATTTCTtgaaaaagtatttttacaaaaattggTCTAGCTTCAATACCGTTAAGGATTTTTCATGGAAAGATCAATACATGTATTCAAGAACTTATGATAGAAAAACTAAGCGAGAGattaaaaagagaaatgaTAAACTAAGATTAGAGGCCAAAAgtgaatataataaaactgttaaaaattttgtgaaatatgttaaaaaaatggatattAGATTAAAAATAGGTGCAAagaaggaagaagaaattaaaaggttggaaaaaaggaaaaattttgaatcaCTTAAGCAGAGAGCAGGACAGAAGAAACAAACAAGTACTATTAATTATGAGGATGAGTTACAAACTTGGCAAAAGATCGATGAATCTAAATGGGATGAgctagaaaaaaattattttagtGAAACACAAGATGGGAAGGAAGAGGGGATATATAAcgataaaaacaaatatactGAATCACATGATGATAAGAATGTTGATGCCGATCTATCTGATTATGaagaaattatattatacgAGTGTGCAGTATGCgggaaatattttaaatctgaaaatcaattaaataatcataataataccaagcaacataaaaaactattaaagAAGATACAATGGGAAATgaagaaggaaaatatATCGTTAGGATTGGATAATATATCTGATATAGATGAGTTTGAATCGGCAGATGATGGATCTATCGAAGATGTGACAGAGGGGGAAAAAGATGTGACAGAGGGggaagaagaaattgaCGAAGAATTGGcgaaaattgaaaaagaattggAAATGTTGGAAATGttggaaaaagaagataaagaaattaatgaaGCTACCACTCAATTAGACAAAGATATAGATACCAAGGAAAAAGACGATTTATTAGACCAACACGGAGATGCTGCATTGGAGAATAtgttaaataatttgaacaaaaataaagatattgatCAATATGATAAAGATGTTAAGAAAAGcaagaaaaagaacaaaaagataAGTACTGCTGCAATCAATAGTCATTCGTGTAGTATATGTTCTGAGACATTTACTAGTAGAAATAAACTATTTAAACATGTAAATGAATTAGGGCACGTTGCTTTGAAGTCAAAAGTTAAAAGTAgtaagagaaaaaagaaataa
- the CSL4 gene encoding exosome non-catalytic core subunit CSL4 (similar to Saccharomyces cerevisiae YNL232W | CSL4 | Cep1 Synthetic Lethal), with protein MLDSSRYPEKVLPGDLISPLYDIDNNNEKIVYSFHPGPGTTITKYKINSQEHKVLIATLKGFVHFEELVKTNIDSEGKESEKKEENDTENKNKLADELEAPEVNSDRIIKKYTVIVSKEKKNEMMQDPNLQEGQQDEVNNDFANNLPKEGDIVLCKVTRISAQKANVEILVVENNNCLKDSGVGTNGAGVSSVTGGSGAVTFFISQASSDLGETFKGVIRSQDVRATERDSVKITECFKPGDIVRCKVLSLGDGNNYYLTTAKNYLGVVFAKSLGGAGELMYAIDWKTMIAPTSQVLEQRKCAKPF; from the coding sequence ATGTTAGACAGTAGTAGATATCCAGAAAAGGTTTTGCCAGGTGATTTAATATCACCATTATATGATatcgataataataatgaaaaaattgtataCAGTTTTCACCCAGGTCCAGGAACTActataacaaaatataaaataaacagcCAAGAACATAAGGTCTTGATTGCAACATTGAAAGGTTTTGTTCATTTCGAAGAACTAGTAAAGACTAATATAGATTCCGAAGGAAAAGaatcagaaaaaaaagaagagaatgATACAGAGAATAAGAATAAACTTGCTGATGAATTAGAGGCACCAGAAGTAAATTCTGATagaataattaaaaaatataccgTTATTGTatctaaagaaaaaaaaaacgaaatGATGCAAGATCCCAACTTACAAGAAGGACAACAAGATGAGGTAAATAACGATTTTGCTAATAACTTACCCAAGGAAGGGGATATTGTGTTGTGTAAAGTAACAAGAATATCTGCACAGAAGGCTAATGTCGAAATTTTAGTGGTAGAGAACAACAATTGCTTGAAAGATTCTGGTGTTGGTACAAATGGTGCTGGTGTATCTTCAGTCACTGGCGGTTCGGGAGCTGTTACATTTTTCATATCACAAGCCTCCTCTGATTTGGGGGAAACGTTTAAAGGGGTTATAAGATCACAAGATGTTAGAGCTACTGAAAGAGATTCGGTGAAAATTACGGAATGTTTCAAACCAGGAGATATAGTGCGTTGCAAAGTTTTATCCCTAGGGGATGGtaacaattattatttaactactgctaaaaattatttaggGGTGGTATTTGCCAAATCGCTTGGTGGTGCAGGAGAATTGATGTATGCGATTGACTGGAAAACAATGATAGCACCAACCTCACAAGTATTAGAACAACGTAAATGTGCTAAACCGTTTTGA
- the BNI4 gene encoding Bni4p (similar to Saccharomyces cerevisiae YNL233W | BNI4 | Bud Neck Involved), producing the protein MSSYYTDRNIPKHDGIEASESIFYESCSNINTTDHANNFRNSLFLKKIDIDNISAATKDDPVDITSIKINYNKNKNTPTNVPIQLLDDDVDTHQEVQTQTIKFSTSPSLTALADLIKTECSNGNKDMSTTMNLDSSNNSESVSNTNITYPSTNQRVADVTSYTYTTEPHIFPSLKKHLQHTQKSSASITSPMEQHQKNKLVHESMKKKKSIFSIFKKKPATSNNENEKTTTITSTNKSGNNNNYTSDKSSNNKSNSTTINDDEPLPISGTFSSKLPPSSTYSSISSSTSTSTSFSHEKSNKSLQYQDNVTVKSSTSGSNLLYNFKKNLSKSSLHESFTSHNGGSNASNDTHNFQKKDHGTVDTDYHHKFHFPDGPDTDGLNADFPVKRNDVYYKQKIRPLNLQKLTSPVKIIGDAINNDKKNIKSFEKSESTPKLAGKAVLPKVLDENEVGSIVSLERQLSASSLRDNRNKDKTSSDLNASITTLEKLLNDTISVKTENEGMVIEEVGNNVKKSTPDLTKSPTSSILKNGKFDNYKVNTNDKVNTNDKDVTISNSVYSTSLDTINDDDFLYESDVNKHNKVKASDIDDRESKIFTADTDGQQPQSFLKRFTISSSFSNYDDSEYANDIIEFANIIDFGGDLDLSLDTNINKENNDDMIIDSSMLNEYKTLNPKSSIDILEELTTKKEFSFEEPLTSNLEEDDEEKEETGGGKKDDEEYYYYGDNNQKISIDLEDENPEYTPRDITYSINPINNDNDETYQDFSIGNEGSEPILIIPPRIIGNNNAYGNFKGLNNNDKLENGNNSFGSTGTDPSFETNNFNDGEANLPTTKKTINFSSKILLFETYSEEEYDRHPDLATCNQLTAQLAVQIKQELNQLKSEMEIHEDSKKYTHFF; encoded by the coding sequence ATGTCAAGTTATTATACTGATAGAAATATTCCAAAACATGATGGCATAGAAGCTTCAGAATCAATATTTTACGAGTCGTGCTCAAACATCAATACCACAGATCATGCCAACAATTTCAGAAATTCattatttctaaaaaaaattgatatcGACAATATTTCTGCTGCAACAAAAGATGATCCTGTTGATATTACatccataaaaataaactataacaaaaataaaaatacccCCACTAACGTACCTATCCAATTATTGGACGATGATGTTGATACACATCAAGAGGTTCAAACACAGACTATTAAGTTTAGTACTTCGCCGTCCCTAACAGCACTAGctgatttaattaaaacagAATGTTCCAACGGAAATAAAGATATGTCTACCACAATGAATTTAGATTCTAGTAACAATTCAGAATCCGTAAGCAATACAAACATAACGTACCCTTCAACTAATCAACGTGTAGCAGACGTCACATCATACACATATACAACAGAACCACATATATTTCCAAGCTTGAAAAAACATTTACAGCATACACAAAAATCATCTGCTTCTATAACATCACCTATGGAAcaacaccaaaaaaataaactcgTACATGaatcaatgaaaaaaaaaaagagcatcttttcaatatttaaaaaaaaacccgCAACGagtaataatgaaaatgaaaagacAACTACCATAACTTCCACAAATAAATCTggcaacaataataattatactAGTGATAAAAGTAGCAATAACAAAAGTAATTCTACTACTATTAATGATGACGAGCCGCTGCCAATATCAGGTACGTTTAGCTCTAAATTACCTCCATCATCAACATATTCGTCTATTTCATCATCTACCTCCACTTCAACATCATTTAGTCAcgaaaaatcaaataaaagtttacaATATCAAGATAATGTTACGGTGAAATCTTCAACGAGTGGTAGTAATTTGCTTTATAATTTCAAGAAAAACTTATCCAAGAGTTCTTTGCATGAATCTTTCACCTCTCATAATGGCGGATCTAACGCGTCCAATGACACCcacaattttcaaaaaaaagatcacGGTACTGTTGATACTGATTACCATCACAAGTTTCACTTTCCAGACGGCCCCGATACAGATGGCTTAAATGCAGATTTCCCGGTAAAAAGGAATGATGTctattataaacaaaaaattaggCCTTTAAATTTGCAAAAATTAACGTCGCCAGTAAAAATTATCGGCGATGCAATTAACAATGATAAGAAGAATATCAAGTCTTTTGAAAAGTCTGAGTCAACTCCTAAACTAGCTGGGAAAGCGGTGCTTCCTAAAGTAttagatgaaaatgaagttGGATCTATTGTTTCTTTAGAGCGTCAACTATCGGCTTCCAGTCTTAGGGATAACCGCAATAAGGATAAGACTTCGAGTGATTTGAATGCTTCTATAACGacattggaaaaattaCTTAATGATACTATATCAGTAAAAACAGAGAATGAAGGTATGGTTATAGAAGAAGTGGGTAATAATGTCAAGAAGAGTACTCCGGATTTGACAAAATCGCCAACCAGTagcattttaaaaaatggtaaatttGATAATTATAAGGTCAATACTAATGATAAGGTCAATACTAATGATAAGGACGTTACCATTTCAAATAGCGTTTATAGTACTAGTTTGGACACAATAAACGATGATGACTTTTTATATGAATCTGATGTAAACAAACATAATAAGGTAAAGGCTTCAGACATAGATGATAGGGAAAGCAAAATATTTACCGCCGATACCGATGGCCAGCAACCtcaatcttttttaaaaagatttaccatctcttcctctttttcaAACTATGATGATTCAGAATATGCGAATGACATTATAGAGTTTGCAAATATCATTGACTTTGGTGGAGATTTAGATTTAAGTTTAGAcacaaatattaataaggAAAACAATGATGATATGATTATTGATAGTAGTATGCTTAACGAATATAAAACGTTAAATCCAAAAAGTTCGATTGATATATTAGAGGAACTTaccacaaaaaaagaatttagTTTCGAGGAGCCCTTAACTTCAAATTTGGAAGAAGACGATgaagagaaagaagaaacGGGAGGGGGAAAGAAAGATGACGAggagtattattattatggaGATAACAATCAGAAAATTAGTATAGATTTGGAAGATGAAAATCCAGAATATACACCTCGTGATATAACATATTCTATAAATCCAatcaataatgataatgatgaaacATACCAAGACTTTTCAATTGGGAATGAAGGCAGTGaaccaatattaataattccTCCTAGAATTattggaaataataatgcatATGGGAACTTTAAAGgcttaaataataatgataagtTAGAAAACGGTAATAACTCATTTGGTAGTACTGGGACAGATCCTTCGTTTGAGACAAATAACTTTAATGATGGTGAAGCTAATCTTCCGACAACCAAGAAAACTATCAACTTTTCatccaaaatattattatttgaaacatattcagaagaagaatatgATAGACATCCAGATTTAGCCACTTGTAACCAATTAACAGCCCAATTGGCGGTACAGATTAAGCAAGAATTAAATCAACTTAAAAGCGAAATGGAGATCCATGAGGactcaaaaaaatatacacatttcttttaa
- the URE2 gene encoding glutathione peroxidase (similar to Saccharomyces cerevisiae YNL229C | URE2 | UREidosuccinate transport), with protein sequence MDSQQGIPLNNNNLDNNNKDNDNNNNTATASISNLSNALRSVNLGNSNTTTDQSNIDFVSIGQQQQNQINTNINNNTTINTNTNSAINQSANNNHINSINNTDVISNPKSMNNNILSSSGSFVNRNIINRHSSGNRVIQNQQGNNINNDNLQNAYTYLGGSQIDNSRILKFFENPPLEGFTLFSHRSAPNGFKVAIVLSELGLPYNTYFLDFNKGEHRCPEFININPNARVPALIDHNNDNLSIWESGSIILYLVNQYLKISGGNPLLWADNLADQSCITSWLFFQTSGHAPMIGQALHFKYFHSTKVPSAIERYTDEVRRVYGVVEMALAEKREALIMDLDTENAAAYSAGTTPMSQSRFFDYPVWLVGDKITIADLSFVPWNNVVDRIGINIKVEFPEVYKWTKHMMRRPAVIKALRGE encoded by the coding sequence atggataGTCAACAGGGAATCCctctaaataataataatcttgataataataacaaagacaatgataataataataatactgcaACCGCTAGTATATCTAATTTATCAAATGCTTTACGTTCTGTAAACTTAGGAAATAGTAATACTACAACTGACCAATCAAATATAGATTTCGTTAGTATCGgacaacagcaacaaaatcaaatcAATACTAAcatcaataacaataccacCATTAATACAAACACTAACAGTGCTATTAATCAAAGTGCTAACAATAATCACATCAACTCTATAAATAACACAGATGTTATTTCTAACCCCAAATCTATGAATAACAACATTCTTTCCTCCAGCGGCAGTTTTGTAAATaggaatattataaatagaCATAGCAGCGGCAACCGTGTAATACAAAATCAACAAGGcaataacattaataatgacaatCTACAAAACGCTTACACCTATTTGGGTGGTTCGCAAATTGATAATAGCagaattttgaaattttttgaaaatccGCCACTAGAAGGGTTTACTTTGTTTTCTCATAGATCTGCGCCAAATGGATTTAAAGTGGCTATTGTTTTGAGTGAGTTGGGATTACCTTATAACACttattttttagattttaaTAAGGGAGAGCACCGTTGTCCcgaatttattaatatcaatcCAAATGCAAGAGTACCTGCTTTAATAGATCATAACAACGACAATTTATCCATTTGGGAAAGTGGTTCTatcattttatatttagtgaatcaatatttgaaaatctCTGGTGGTAATCCTTTGCTATGGGCTGATAATTTGGCTGACCAATCATGCATTACCTCCTGGTTATTTTTCCAAACTTCAGGTCATGCTCCCATGATTGGTCAAGCTTTGCATTTTAAATACTTTCATTCTACAAAAGTTCCCAGTGCTATAGAGCGTTATACTGACGAAGTTAGAAGAGTATATGGTGTTGTTGAAATGGCTCTTGCTGAAAAAAGGGAAGCTTTGATTATGGATTTAGATACAGAAAATGCAGCAGCTTACTCTGCCGGAACTACTCCAATGTCTCAAAGTagattttttgattatccTGTGTGGCTAGTTGGTGATAAGATTACTATAGCAGATTTGTCGTTTGTTCCTTGGAATAATGTTGTTGATAGAATAggaattaatattaaagttGAATTTCCAGAGGTGTACAAGTGGACCAAGCATATGATGAGGAGACCTGCTGTAATTAAAGCCTTGCGTGGTGAATAA